The DNA window TTTGCCAACTGGCAGCCGCCCAGCAAAACGTGCGCACCGTATTCCTGGTGCGACACGCGGAGAAGGCTTCTGCCGCCGCAGACGCGCCGCTGAGCGCTGAAGGGGAAAAGCGGGCAGAATGCCTGGCCACCACCCTTAAGGACGCTGGCATAAAACAGATCTATGTGACGGACGTTCTACGCACACAGCAAACAGCGGCGCCACTAGCCAAAGCGCTAAAAATCAAGCCGACAATTCTTCCCGCCAAAGACCCCAACGCACTGATCAAGAACCTGGTTTATACGGGCGGCGGAAACATTCTGGTGGTGGGACACAGTGACACAGTGCCCTTTGTGATCGCCCGCCTTCAGGGTGGCACAGTGGCGCCCATCGGCGAAAATGAATATGACCGACTGTTCGTGATGACTATTGCGGAAGCTGCCGGCATGCCAGCTTCGACTTTGCACTATTGCAGCGCGGGCACTCCGGCCAAGGCCACGCCCACACCGGCGCATCCGGCCAAGAAGAAGGCCCCGGCAAAAAAAATGTACTAAGTTCTTACCACCTGAAACAAAGGCGGGTCTAATGCAGACCCGCCTTTTGTTATGTGTGGCCGCAGTCCTTTGGTAAGGAGGCTTATGAGCCGATCTACATCTTGTCTAGGTTGCACAGTCCAAACTGCCGAAGCCTGATTGCGCGTCGGCAGTCCGGAGCTGGTTAATGGACTCGGATCGTTATAGTTGCCGTCGGATTTGACGTATCGATCCCGTCAAAGCTGACTGTGCCTGTGGGCAGCAACTGCAAGTTGTTCTGGTTGGGCGCGGTGATGTTGACCGTCACTTTCATGACCGTAACCGGGTTTGCCGATTTGGGGCCGCCGAGGCTGGCAATGCTGCAGAGCACCAGGTTTGTGTTGATCAATCCCGGAACAGGTGCATTGCATGTGACGGGATTGCTGCCGCTATTTGGAGTGGCGGTCACTCCAGTAATCGTCAGCAGGCTGTCAATGTTCAGCGCGAGCAGGAGATTGTTTGCCTGAACGCCTGTAGTGTTTTGGACCGTCCAGGTCAGAGTTCCCGCCTGTCCTGGGTTGAGGCTGGTGGGCAGGCCATTGCCTGAAATCGGGACGGAGATTTGCGCCGAGCCGGTTGGCGGAGGCGCTCCAGGAGGCGAAGTAGTGCGGTGCTCCTCCTTGAAAGTGGTGGATGACCCGGCCACATCATTTGCCGTGACGCGCGAGGTGAGCGTGATCTGCGCTTTCTGCATTTGCACAGCCACATCAATGACAACCACCTGGCCAGGAGCCATGTTACCTAGCCCACAAGCCACGTTTGTTACGCCCGTCCCGCCCGCCGTGCAGGTTCCCTGTGGCGGCTCAGTAACAATGATGAATGCTCCGTCCGTGGTGCTGAGAACGTTGTTCACGATCACATTAGTGACCGGGAAGAGCGAGGTATTTGTGACCGTGACTTCATAGGAGACAATCGCCGGTACAGGATTTTGCGAAGGCGGTCCCGAGACCAGGATTTTCATCACCGGGACGTTGGCGGCTGAAGGCGTGATTGGAGCTGAAGGATCCGATTCCAGACCATCTCCTCCAGCACTTGTGGCATGGACGGTGAAGCTGTACGCCGTGCCGTCAGTGAGTCCGGAGACGATGGTATTCACGCTGCTGCTGCTCGGGGCGGCAATGGTTGAACTGATACCCGTGGGAACGCCGTTCACCAGAGCGGTCACCGTATAAGAAGTAATCAGCGTGCCGTTGCTATTGATGGGAGCTGTCCAGGAGACATATGCCTGCGTGTCTCCGGCAATCGCACCGACGCCGGTTGGCGCGGCAGGAATTCCGGCGCCTAGCGGCACCACATTGCTGGGTGCTGATAGCGGACTGGAACCCTGTGCATTGCTGGCGGAAACCTGGAATTGATATGCCACGTTTTGCGCAACATTAATGTTGGCGGATGTGGGCGGGAAGAGACCGCCACCAAGCGGGGCGACCAACACGTCTGGAAGCAGAAGACCGTTGGACGCGAAGTTGTTATGGACGGTATAGCTGGTGATCGGCTGGGCCACCTGCGCGGGACTCCATGCGATAGCTGCAGGTAACGTGCCGCCGCCGGTAGCGATGACATCGAGCGGAGCTCCGGGAGGCGCGGGCGCGGCGGATGTTTGTGTGGTCTGGAACAATCTTCCGGCTCCGGCTGTGCCAAGAGCGCTGGGATCGTCACCAGCGTACACAATGAGGTTCGCAGGATCGGTCCCATCAATTCCTACGGACGTGACATTGGAAAGCGGATTCGCAGACGAGTTGGTGTAGGTGAGAGTAAGGGTCTGACCTGCCGAACCACCCGTGACGTTCCCGACCCACGCGACATCCGTGGGCAAGCCAATATAAAGATTGTTGCCATTGATGGCGGGATAGAACTGGTCGCCAGTCATGGCCGTAGCGCCAACGATAGAGGGAAGGGTGAGCTTGATTGTGCCATTGCTGGAACTGCACGCCGGGTTGGTGCCAACGAGGCAAACCGTATCAGCATTGGGAATTACGAATACAGATTCAGGACTGGCGCCCCAAAGATCGTGTCCCATCCATGCAATGCCCGCGCCCACGCGATTATTGGGGATGGTGGCAACGTTCTGCATGAACTGGCTGCACGTTCCAAAGTTCGTAGATGTAACGGCACCTGGATTGTTGAACTTAAATATCAGCGCAGCCTTGGCCAGGCCGACCCAGAGATTACCTTCAGGATCGAGAGCGGCGGAGTTAGGAAAGAGCTGAGAGCCGGGCAAAGCGCAACCGGTCTGTCCTGCGGGAAAGATGCTGCCGGATGGACTGCCGCCCAGACTGAAGAGCGATGTTTGATCCAACGATCCATTGCCGTTGTCTCCGGCGGGAAGATAGCTGATTCTAAAAATACCTTGAGAGACGCGCTGATTGTCGACGAAGTAAAGCAGGTTGTTGCCCGGGTCAAGGGCCATGGCTCCGCCCAGAATGGCAAAACCCGAGAGGCAGGTTGCAGGATTGATGGCATAAGGCCCCGGAGAATCGAGATCGGGATCCATGCGGCAGAGGCCCGCGGTGGCGTCGCCTACCCAAAGGTGGCGGATTGGTTGATTTGTGACCGGGCTCAGAGCTGTGCCATAAAGCACCTGAGCGCCCGTGGGAGCGGTGATTGAACTCTGTGCAGGTGTGCCGGCAAACTGGATTGTGCTGGTAGTTGGGGTGATCGTTGATTGGGCGTTTGCTGAAAAAGTTGCAAACGCGAAGAAAACTGCAAGGCAAAACAAAACTGCCGTGGACTTTCCGCGCAAAACAGATTTGCTTGCCGCCAATGTAACAGCCGTAATATAGGGTCTCACTTTTTAGCCTTCCCGTCCCGGAACCCTTGGATCCCGGGATCTTTTGCTGACATTCAAAAAGAAGGCATCATCCAAACTGCCCGGCACCATTTACATCCGGAAGTGCCGTAAAACTCATTAGTGTTGCGAATCACGGCGTCAGATCTTTACGCCTTTCACCTCATCAATTCTGGTTTCAAAAACGGCGAATATTTTTAACGCTTGCACAATTGGTAACAGAGTTTCCCAAGTTGGACTTTCATTCTTCAATCAAGAGAGGAATGAACGTGGTCAGTAGCGGTTGGCAATAAAGTCTTTTTCAGGCGCAAAAAAAGCGGGCCCATGGATGAGCCCGTATTTTTTGCGCGAATAATACTAAAGCAAAAACCTTTCTTTTCTGGTATCGCAGAACTGCCGGGACGTTGTTCACCTCCCGGCAGCCCGCGTTTGTTCTATCTCACGGTGATGACCACAGTTTTCGAGTTAGGTAACGTATCGGTGCCTCCCGGTCCGAAAGTGACCGTGCCAATCACGTTGAACACCGCTTTGGACGTGCCCGCTGCCGGAGTCACGTTCTGAGTGACGATCATGGTTTGCGGTGGTTTGGCGCCGCCTTTGGTGGATCCGCCAAGGGCCGCGGTTGGATTTGTCGCGGTTGCGGTGACGGAGCAAACGAACTGCGTCCCGTTGACGCCATTCACGGTTGCCGCTGTACCAGCCGCACAAACAGCAGAGCCTCCGTTGTTTACCGTCACACTCGGCGGATTTGGCGAATTGATGATTAACCCGTTTGGAGTGAAGAGGGTGAACACAACATTTGGAGCGGGTGTGAAGCTTGTGTTGGAGATGGTCCAGGTGATGTTACCTGCCTGGCCCACGTTAGGATTTGGAGCCTGTGCGTTGCCCGCCACTGAGACAGCCGTCGATATAGTTGAAACTGTCGGCAATGGCACGGTGGTTGCTTCGCTGGTAGTTGCGTTTGCCAGCAGCGTACCGGCCTGGTCAGTTCCGCTTGCGACCACAGTGTTGAGGATGGCCTGGTTCTGGACTTGCACGGTCACGGTCATGGTTGCCGAAGATCCGGCATTCAGGACTCCCTGATTGCAGCTAACGCTTATCACGCCAGAGCCCCCTGCAGTGCACGTACCCTGACTGGTTTGAGCCACCAGAATGTTAGACAGCGGCAAACCGGTAATGGTTCCGGAACCGCTGGTAGCCGCGGCACCTGCCTGAGCATATGTCAGCGTGGTGGCGGTTGGAACATCCTGGATCGTAAATGTTCCGTTGAACGATGCATCGGTAACTCCAGCAATGGTTATGCTCTGTCCGATGTTCAATCCGTGCGGGCTGCTCGTAGTGATTGTGACGATGCCCGTAGCCACATTGCGCGATGCGCCGCCAGCAACGATCGTGGCGGGAATCGGGGACAAGGTGTGAGTTACTGACACGTTAGCAGGGAAGTTCGACGTGGCAGTAATCGGATTGGAAACAGTGATCGTATAAGTGGCCTGCGACGGCACGCTAGAAACCGACGAGGGACCGCTCATCGTTACGTTTAGAACCGGCACATGAGTTGCTGACGGAGTGACGGCATTCGAAGGCGCGGAAGGCAAGCTCGGACCAGCAAGGTTGATGGCCTGGACCGTAAATGTGTAGCTCACGCCGTTGGTAAGACCGCCGACCAATGCCGTGCCGATATTTCCGGTTGCTGGTGGCGGAATGCTGGCCAGAATTCCACCAGGACTCGACGTCACCAGATAACTAGTGATGGGCGCGCCTTGTGGAGGCGGTGAGACTGTGAATGATACGGATGCCTGTGTGTCACCAGGAATGGCCGATACGCCCGTGGGAGCCGCAGGAATTGCGATGCCCGGAGGAGTAACCGGAGCGCTCGGAGCCGAATCCGGGCTGGTGCCTGAGGCATTTGTGGCGCTGACGGTGAAGGTATACGTGGTGCCATTTGTCAGGCCGCCGATAAAAACAGAGGTGGGCGGGAAGAGAGAGCCAGCGGCCGGAACAACAGCTTGTGAACCAGCTGCAACGCCGCCAATCAAGGTGTTCACGGTATAGCTGGTGACCGGCTGATTCGATTGTGCCGGACTCCAATTTACCGTGACGGCATTATTGCTGGCGACTCCAAAAACGTTGAGCGGAGCGCCGGGAGCAGCCGTGGCGGGAGGAGTCGGACAATTGAGCACGTAAGGTGCAGGCGCCGGCGCAGGGACCGGACCAGGGATGCCCTGGCAAGTCTGGAACCACATGCCTTGCCCGAGCAAACCCGCGCCGCCGTAATCGTCAGCGCTATAAAGCACAATGTTGGCGGGATCACTGGCATCCACACCCAGGCCATTGATGTTTGCAATTGCCTGGCTGGGGCCGCCCACGGGATTGAACGTGCCGTAAAAAGTCGTATCGAGAGTCGTTGCCGCCATGCCAGCGTCGGCAGCCGAGGCGTTTCCTAACCATGCAGTGTTGAAAGGACCACCCGCGGGAGAGAGCGAGAAATACACGTTGTTGCCGTTGACGGCGGGATAATACTGGTCGCTCATGGTGGCCGTGGGAGCCGCGCCAATTGGTCCGGCCAACACATTGATCACGTCCGTTGGGGCAAGGCACAATCCGTGCGGAGGAACGGCGCAGGTGGTGTCGGCATTTTTTACAAAGAAAGGCGACGTGCCGTCCGCGCCCCACAAATCATGGCCAACAAAAGCCAGGCCATTGGATATTTTGTTGACCGTGGCAACAGGCGTGATGAACTGGTCGCAAGTGCCGAAGCCGGTTTCAGACGCGGTGCCCGGCTGGTTGAAACGAACGATCGAGCCGCTCTTCTTGAAGCCGACCCAGAGATCGCCGAGAGGACTAAGAGTCGCCGCAGCCGGCAGACCGGGATTTCCAGGAAGTGGGCAACCTGTAGTGCCTCCGCCGAAGCGCGCGCCGGTAGTGTTGCCTGCCATTACAAATACACTGGAGAAATCCAGAAAGCCATGGCCGCTGTCACCGGTGGCGATATAGCCAATTCGCATGATGCCCTGTGACGCGCGCTGCTCATCTACGAAATAGAGATAATTCGTTGCGACCGTAGGATTCGCGGGATCAAGGAAATGCGGCGTGGGATCAAACGCCATGGGGCCGCCGGTAATGGACGCGCCATTAATCTTGAACGGGCAAGTTTGCAGGTTCATTGCGTATGGTCCGGGCGAATCCAGGTCCGGATCCACACGGCAGATCCCTGAAGTAGCATCCGCCACCCACAGGTGGCGTTCCGGTTGGCCGGTAGCGGGACTGAGCGCCGTCCCCGTTAAAATAATGCCGCCCAAAGGTGCGGTGACCGCGGCATCGGTGGTGCCCTGCGGGTTAGGTACGCCAAGATATTGAACTGTTGTAGTGGGTGGCGTGACGATGGTTTGGGCTTTCGCCGTGACAATGGCGAGCATCAGAATTGTTACCAGACAGAACAAATTGCGCGCTGAGAGTGTTTGAACGCAGTTTTTGCCCTGGGCAGCTGTAGTCCGTGTGGAGGAGCTCATTTTTTTCGCCTTTTTGTCCCGGAGCTTAGCCCCAGGATCTTCCTTGCTTTTTTATGATGGCAAGGTTTCATCCGTGCAAAACAACGACTGCCGCATTGCGAGCTACTCCCTCGAGAGTGCGGACAGTTGCGATCTTCACCAAGCCCAGCTTCGCAAACATCGGAAGAGCGAGCTGTGCCCATTAAAAAGGCGAAGATTCGCCAATTAGTGTCCTCAGTTTTAGGCCTTAGGAATTAGACCGACATTGGAGAATCATTAAAGTTTTTAATCTGGAGAAAATTTGCAGTGTTTGCGCGTGTTTGCCAGCGTGCGGTGTCAGAATTTTTCCTATTTGTCTGGAATAAGGCAGCCGAATATTCCTGGCAGCCTTTGCTCAAGGATTTATCTGATGTCGGGGCAATTAGGTATGAGGAGCGTAAAAAAGGGATCGACCCTAGGCCGTCCCTTTTCTGCTCTTGCGTTGTTGGTTGAGATTGACTCGCCGGGATTTTGAAGAATTCCAGGGCCGACTGAACGATCAGCCAGCCCTGGATTTTTTTCGTTTACTGCAAGGTCAGCGTTCCATTGATCAACGTCACCGCGTAGTTCCCAAGCGCGGGGCTCGGGTCCGCTGCGGGGATGATTGGGTACTGTCCAGCCGGGCTGGTGGCATCTGCCGTAGTGCTGTAGGACGCCGTGATTACGTCTGAATTCTTCAGGCCGGTAATCGTCCCTGTGAAGGCTGGGAACGGTCCGCCGACCGGCGCCGTAGCGTCATTGGCCTGGATGGTCAGTGGCGCTGGGCTTACGGTAAGCGTTCCATTGGTTGAAGTCACTACGTAGTTCGCCAGCTTATTCGTGGGATCAGCCAGAGCGGGCACGATTGGATACGTTCCCACAGGGCTGGTTGGATCAGCCGCGCTGCTGAAGCTGGCAGTGATGTTATCGCCGTTCTTAATGCCCGTCAGAGTGCCGGTGAATGCAGGGTTGGGATCGCCATACAAGCGGGAAGCATCGGCGGCAACTACGCTCAGCGGCGCCGGAGCAACCGTGAGTACGCCATTGTTGAGAGTGACCGAGTAGTTGCTCAGCTGATTGTTCGGATCAGTCAGGGTCGGAATGATTGCATAGTTTCCGACCGGGCTGGTTGGATCGGCAGCCGCCGAGAAGATGGCGCCAATGGTGTCACCATTCTTCAAGCCGGTGATGGTGCCGGTAAATGCAGGATTCGGATCGCCATACAGGCGGCTGGCGTTGGCTGCGGTCACAACCAGCGGAGCCGGGCTAATGGTGAGCGTGCCATTGTTGATTACGACCGTGTAGTTCGCCAAGGTGCCGGTCGCGTTATCCGAGACTGCGGGCACGATTGGATACGTTCCAACCGGGCTCGCCGAGGTGGCGCTGGTGCTGTAGGTTGCGGTGATGTTATCGCCATTCTTGATTCCGGAGATCGTCCCGCTGAGAGCTGGAACTGGATCACCGAAAACCATGCTGGCGTTAGCTGCGGTGACGGTCAGCGTGGCCGGAGTCACCGTCAGCGTGGCGTTGGTGATGGTCACGCTGTAGTTGCCCAGCTTGCTGGTTGGATCAAGCAGGGAAGCCGTGATCGGATAGGTTCCTGGTGCGCTGGTGGCGGTGGCCGTGGTGCTGTAAACCGCGGTGATGTTGTCACCGTTCTTCACGCCAGTGAGCGTCCCGCTCAGATTGTTTGGATCACCATAAGCGCGGGTTGAGTTTGCAGCAACCAGGCTCAACGGCGCAGGAGTTACAGTCAGTGTGCCGTTGGTCGAGGTTACGGTGTAGTTGCCGAGCTTGTTGGTAGGATCAACCAGCGTGGGCACGATTGGATACGTTCCCACGGCGGTCGTCGGATCGGCGCTGGAGTAAGTTGCGGTGATGTTGTCACCGTTCTTGATTCCAGTGATGGTTCCGCTCAGGTTGCTTGGATCGCCATACAAACGAGTCGCGTCAGCTGCCGCGACCGTCAGCGGCGCTGGCGTAATCGTCAGCGTTCCATTATTCGACGTGACAGTGTAGTTGCCGAGCTTGTTCGTGGGATCAACCAGAGCAGGCACGATTGGATACGTTCCCACTGCGGCTGTGGCATCTACGCTGGAGTAAGTCGCGGTGATGTTATCGCCGTTCTTAATTCCAGTGAGCGTGCCGGTGAAGACCGGGTTCGGATCGCCATAAACGCGCGTGGCGTTGGCGGCTGAAACCGTCAGCGGAGCCGGGTTGATGGTCAGATTGCCATTGACGAGTGTGACAGTGTAGTTGGCCAGAGCGCCGCTGGCGTTATCCGACGGCGTGGGCACAATGGGATAGGTTCCCACTGGGCTGGCCGAGGTTGCCGTGGTGCTGTAAGTGGCCGTGATGTTGTCGCCGTTTTTGATTCCAATGATCGTGCCGCTGAAAGCCGGCAGAGGATCGCCGTAGATCATGCTGGCGTTGGCCGCAGTTACAGTCAACGGAGCAGGTGTAATCGTCAGTGTGCCATTGACGCTCGTCACGGTGTAATTGGCCAGGGCTCCTGTAGCGTTGTCAGACAGCGTGGGCACGATGGGATAAGTGCCCACGTTGCTGGTAGAGGTCGCCGTGGTGCTGTAAGTGGCGGTGATGTTGTTGCCGTTCCTGATCCCGCTGATCGTGCCGCTCAGCGCCGGAACCGGATCACCGAACACCATGCTGGCGTTGGCCGCGGTTACGGTCAGCGGGGCCGGGTTGATGGTGAGCGCGCCGTTGTTGAGCGCGACCGTATAGTTCACCAGGGCGCCCGTACCGTTGTCAGACACTGCAGGCACGATGGGATAAGTGCCCACGTTGCTGGTTGAGGTCGCCGTGGTGCTGTAGCTGGCCGTAATGTTCTCACCGTTCTTGATTCCGGTGACAGTGCCGCTCAGGGCCGGAACTGGATCGCCGAAGATCATGCTGGCGTTGGCCGCGGTTACGGTCAACACAGCCGGATTAACGGTGAGCGTACCGTTGTTGAGCGTGACAGTGTAGTTCGCCAGCGCGCCGGTACCGTTGTCAGACGCCGTGGGCACGATGGCATACGTTCCCACAGGACTGGTGGCGATGGCGGTGGCGCTATACGTTGCGGTGATGTTGTCGCCGTTCTGGATGCCAGTGATGGTACCGGTGAACGCCGGGTTCGGGTCTCCATACGCTCTGCTGGCATTGGCCGCAGTGATGATCAACAGCGCGGGATTGACGGTCAGGCTGCCGCTGCCGCTGGCGGCCTGGTTGTTTGCGTCGCCGGCAAAGCTGGCAGTCACGGCCCCAGGATGCGAGCCTGCCCCGATCGTGCCGAGGCTGGTGGTGAGTGAAGCAACGCCGGAGGCGTTCGTTACTGCGCTACCCACAGGCGTGCCGTTCAGCGTGAAGCTGAGCGTCTTGCCGGACAGAGGACCGCTGGTTGCGCTCAAGGTCGCCGAGAACGTGGTGCTGCCGCCGTAAGTGCCGGTGGCCGCTGCCACCGCTATCGTGGTGGTAGAAGGCTGGGCCACAGTGACGCTGACGCTGGCCGAGTTGTTGGCGGCATTCGGATCAACCGCGGAGCTGCTGCTGATGCTCGCGCTGTTGCTGGCGATGGTGCCGTCAGGAATCGACAGGCTGGTGGAAGTCACCAGAGTCACAGTTTGCGTCTCGCCGCTTTGCAGCAGGTAGAACATTGCCGCACCAGTGTTGCCGATGCAGGCGCCGTTGCCCGTCGCCGAGCAGGATACAACGCTGAAGCCTGAAGGCAGAGCGTCAGTGACGGTCGCCGCCGCCGGATCAGCTCCGTTGTTGGTAACTGAGATGGTGAAGGTCACGTTCTGGCCGGCTACCACGTTGGGCGACGAAGCCGAAATCGCGACGCTCAGATCTGCGTTGCTGGCCATGCGCGGCGGATAGGCAACCAGGTCCTGGACCTGGCCTGCGCCGCTGATGGCTGTGTCATTCAGTTGTGAGAGCGAGCCCGCGCCACTGATGCTGAACACGGCCACGCCGAAGGTATCGTCAGCCACAAAGAGCAGGCTGCCGGAACGATCAGTCGCCATGCCCACAGGAGCGTGCAGCGAACCGAAGCTGCCGAGGCTGGTGAGGCTGCCCGCGGCCACGCTGAACGAAGTCAGGCTGGCGCTGCCCTGGTTACTGGCAAACAAGAAGCCATCGTTCGGGCTGAGTAGAACAACGTTGGAGTTAACCGCACCGATGCTGAACGGGCTGCCGGTTATGGCCGAGAGAGCACCATTGCCACCCACGGTCCAGGCATCCGCCAGGGAAGCCGTTGCGCTGGCTTCTGCACCGAACAGCAGGCCGCTGGTGGAACTGAAGTCCAGACCCGCAAGCGTTCCGGTTCCGGCCTCTGCGAACGGTGAGCCTGCGACTGCAGTCAGAGAACCATCAGGATTGATGGTGTAGACCGAGGCGCTGGTCTGGTTCGAGACGGCCAGGAACTGTCCGTTGGCTGAAATCTTCATGCCGGCGTTCGGCACAACCGGGTTTGCAGCG is part of the Terriglobia bacterium genome and encodes:
- a CDS encoding histidine phosphatase family protein translates to MRIFRSAKLLKGDTNIRKTTEVDNSRMKSLFFRAIFPALLLCQLAAAQQNVRTVFLVRHAEKASAAADAPLSAEGEKRAECLATTLKDAGIKQIYVTDVLRTQQTAAPLAKALKIKPTILPAKDPNALIKNLVYTGGGNILVVGHSDTVPFVIARLQGGTVAPIGENEYDRLFVMTIAEAAGMPASTLHYCSAGTPAKATPTPAHPAKKKAPAKKMY
- a CDS encoding fibronectin type III domain-containing protein, which translates into the protein MRPYITAVTLAASKSVLRGKSTAVLFCLAVFFAFATFSANAQSTITPTTSTIQFAGTPAQSSITAPTGAQVLYGTALSPVTNQPIRHLWVGDATAGLCRMDPDLDSPGPYAINPATCLSGFAILGGAMALDPGNNLLYFVDNQRVSQGIFRISYLPAGDNGNGSLDQTSLFSLGGSPSGSIFPAGQTGCALPGSQLFPNSAALDPEGNLWVGLAKAALIFKFNNPGAVTSTNFGTCSQFMQNVATIPNNRVGAGIAWMGHDLWGASPESVFVIPNADTVCLVGTNPACSSSNGTIKLTLPSIVGATAMTGDQFYPAINGNNLYIGLPTDVAWVGNVTGGSAGQTLTLTYTNSSANPLSNVTSVGIDGTDPANLIVYAGDDPSALGTAGAGRLFQTTQTSAAPAPPGAPLDVIATGGGTLPAAIAWSPAQVAQPITSYTVHNNFASNGLLLPDVLVAPLGGGLFPPTSANINVAQNVAYQFQVSASNAQGSSPLSAPSNVVPLGAGIPAAPTGVGAIAGDTQAYVSWTAPINSNGTLITSYTVTALVNGVPTGISSTIAAPSSSSVNTIVSGLTDGTAYSFTVHATSAGGDGLESDPSAPITPSAANVPVMKILVSGPPSQNPVPAIVSYEVTVTNTSLFPVTNVIVNNVLSTTDGAFIIVTEPPQGTCTAGGTGVTNVACGLGNMAPGQVVVIDVAVQMQKAQITLTSRVTANDVAGSSTTFKEEHRTTSPPGAPPPTGSAQISVPISGNGLPTSLNPGQAGTLTWTVQNTTGVQANNLLLALNIDSLLTITGVTATPNSGSNPVTCNAPVPGLINTNLVLCSIASLGGPKSANPVTVMKVTVNITAPNQNNLQLLPTGTVSFDGIDTSNPTATITIRVH
- a CDS encoding fibronectin type III domain-containing protein, which encodes MSSSTRTTAAQGKNCVQTLSARNLFCLVTILMLAIVTAKAQTIVTPPTTTVQYLGVPNPQGTTDAAVTAPLGGIILTGTALSPATGQPERHLWVADATSGICRVDPDLDSPGPYAMNLQTCPFKINGASITGGPMAFDPTPHFLDPANPTVATNYLYFVDEQRASQGIMRIGYIATGDSGHGFLDFSSVFVMAGNTTGARFGGGTTGCPLPGNPGLPAAATLSPLGDLWVGFKKSGSIVRFNQPGTASETGFGTCDQFITPVATVNKISNGLAFVGHDLWGADGTSPFFVKNADTTCAVPPHGLCLAPTDVINVLAGPIGAAPTATMSDQYYPAVNGNNVYFSLSPAGGPFNTAWLGNASAADAGMAATTLDTTFYGTFNPVGGPSQAIANINGLGVDASDPANIVLYSADDYGGAGLLGQGMWFQTCQGIPGPVPAPAPAPYVLNCPTPPATAAPGAPLNVFGVASNNAVTVNWSPAQSNQPVTSYTVNTLIGGVAAGSQAVVPAAGSLFPPTSVFIGGLTNGTTYTFTVSATNASGTSPDSAPSAPVTPPGIAIPAAPTGVSAIPGDTQASVSFTVSPPPQGAPITSYLVTSSPGGILASIPPPATGNIGTALVGGLTNGVSYTFTVQAINLAGPSLPSAPSNAVTPSATHVPVLNVTMSGPSSVSSVPSQATYTITVSNPITATSNFPANVSVTHTLSPIPATIVAGGASRNVATGIVTITTSSPHGLNIGQSITIAGVTDASFNGTFTIQDVPTATTLTYAQAGAAATSGSGTITGLPLSNILVAQTSQGTCTAGGSGVISVSCNQGVLNAGSSATMTVTVQVQNQAILNTVVASGTDQAGTLLANATTSEATTVPLPTVSTISTAVSVAGNAQAPNPNVGQAGNITWTISNTSFTPAPNVVFTLFTPNGLIINSPNPPSVTVNNGGSAVCAAGTAATVNGVNGTQFVCSVTATATNPTAALGGSTKGGAKPPQTMIVTQNVTPAAGTSKAVFNVIGTVTFGPGGTDTLPNSKTVVITVR